The nucleotide window GGAACTATATAAGGATATATAACACAGAAGAGAATGAGTTAGAAGTGgtgagaaaagataaaaacaaagtcaAATGTGAATAAGGCCAATAAAAAAGTACATATACTTTAGATACCTATACCCTTGCTAAAACACACATAAATGTGATTTTACATCTTCTAATAGCTGAAGCAGTCACAGTCTCCAACAGATACTAacaaagagaaaggaagcaaGTTCTTGAGAGAAGTACACCTATTTTCAATGCTGACTCAAATAAATTTCCTTCAAAGTCCTTATAAAGAAGACACTGTATAAATGATACTCAACTTAACAACATTATTAATGGCAACTTCATTCTTCTAATTGCTCAAACCAAAAATTTAGAACCATCCTTGACTTCTTTGTCTCTCCTAAGCAACATTCAGAAATGTCTGTTGTTTCTGTCTTCAAAATACATCCCGGATCCACTGCCTCTCCCCACCTTTACCCACTACTCCCCTGGTCTAGACCAACACCAGGTTGCCTGTATTAATGCAATGGCCTCCTATCATGTCTCTCTGCTTTAGTCCTTGACCATTATAGTTTATTCTCAACATAGGAGCCAGAATGGTCCTCTAAAAAGCTGAATCAGATCATGTAACCCtttgctcaaaaccctccaatgGATGACAAAATTATAGTAAAAATGCTAAGTCCTTAGAGTTACCTATAGGATCCTTTATAATTGAGTCCAATacctctgacctcatctcctatCACTCTCCTACTTGATCAGCACTCCAGGAACACTGGCTTCCTTCCTGCTTTATTATCTTTGTGTTTGCTGGTCTTTCTGCCTGGTATGTTCTCTACTGAGTATCTATGTTAATTTACCTCCTCACCTGTTTCACACCCTTATTCAAACATAATCTTCATATTATGGCAGATGCTATGGTTACCTACATAGTGCACATTAAGAAACCTACAAATTGTGGGAGTAACAGAGTTTAGCAAGTTGGCTGCATATAATACTAAAATACGAGTCAGTTTCATTTCTAATATATTAGCAGCAAAAAgcctaaaaaacaaaattaaataaaatatttcacttatgATGATCACAGAGAATGTCAGACACCCAGGAATAAACTTAATAAAACATGTAACAATTCTATGGAGAAGATGataaaagatatattaaaaactgtttataaaagaacctaaattcatgaaaaaatatatcatgttcatggcTACAAACAACTGATattgtaaatgaatgaattctctCTAGATTACAGATTCAGTGTAACTCGAATTTTATAAACCTAAGAAGAAATTTCATACAATTTAATGAAATGATTCTAAAAGTTACAAGAAAAGGTAAACAGCCTAGAATAGTCAAAGCACCATTAAGAAAGAGAGCAGGGAGAAAAGACTTACCTCACCAGATATTAGACCTATCTTGCAGCTACAATAATTAAAGACAGATGGCAGCTGGTAAAAGGATGGATGAGTAACTGAAAACAGAAGAGTAAAGAAACAAACTCATACGCAAATGAAAAGTGTGCTACAAGACAGATATGGCATTTCAAATCAGTCTTGCTTTAGCAGGTGGTTTCACAGATGTTTAttacactgtttataatagcaaacTAAATAAATGAGTTAAAGTGGCATATGCATGGACCATTAATCAGAGTTTGCATAAGCTAAACACAGTTTTTAGTACAATTCTATGCACCTGAGATACAGTAAGAAAATAATAACCAAAAGAAAGTAACTAGTTTAATATCAGACACTATTATTTAAACTAAAACCCACCAAACAGTACACTTTagaagggtgaattttatgttatatgaataATATCTCAATAGAGATgctatttttataagaaaaaattgaATATTCTATAGCCATTAAATCAGAACTTGTATGTCTATTCTAATAGCAAGAGAGAGGGAAAACACAGAATAGCTATATAGAGAGCTCCATCAATAGATGCAAAGAATTAGATTTACTCAAATTCTAAGGaattaaaaaagaggaaacattATTTAAGTCATTTTATGAAGCTAGTAAAACTAGTGCCAAAACCAAATAAGTAtagtaaaataagaaataaaaattataggccaatttcacatataaattttGACACAAAAATCCTCCAGAATATCAGCCAAAAAATTTCAACATACGTGACAGAATGCATCATAACCAAATTGAGTTTATCTCATGAATTACAAggacagataaagaaaatttctCTAGTATAACAGATAAAATGAGGGAAACTATATGACCTTTATGGTGGtcaccaaatttttttttcaataaattcaaTTCCATTTCAAGACAAAAGAAATACCAAACACATAAACAAGGAACAGAACTTCTTATAATAGAATATAAACCCCAAACCATGATACTGTTCACATATAATGATGAAACATTATAAGCATTctctttaaaatcagaaatagagaAGGATATCCAATATTGTTGCTTCTATTTAACAGAGTACTGCAGGTTCTGTTAGcacaatattaaaagaaaaacaaaaaatatataagcattgGGAAATAAGAAACAGAACTGGTATTATTTGAAGAgtattcaataaaaagaaaacctagcTCCCTTCATCCAGCAAGAACACCACAAGAAGCTGTCTGTGAATCAGAAAGTAGGTTTTCACCAGATACTGAATCTGCTGTAGCCCTGATCATgagcttctcagcctccagaactgtgaaaaagaaatttctgttgtttataagccacccattCTATGGTACTTGTAGCAGCTCAAACAGACAGACAGTATTCAGTATTTAAATTGAAGGAAAATCTAACAgaatttacagatgagtaaataaaACTAACATACATGATCAattatccccatggacagaggagcctggcaggctacagtccatgggatagtaaagaatcagacacaactgagtgactaagcacacaggttCCTATATCTATAGAACaagttaaaaaatgtaattttaaaaaatatatcttttatataCTATAGGACTACAACAGGAAAAATACACAGTATCCAGGAAAAAGTTCCACAAGAAGTTTATAAGATTTttctatagaaaattataaaatatcaccAGAGaacattaaaacatatttaaatagatgggaaaagatgTCATATCCACTGACAGAAAAACTTAACTTTAAACCAATTTCATATGGTACCAAATTAACCTATAGTTTTAACATAAttccaatcaaaaccacaatggtaTTTTCCTACAGAACTTACCTGACTCTAAACTTAATATGGAAGCACAAGTGTAAAAAGAACCAAACTATTACTCAAGGAAATagacagattcaatgcaatctcaatcaaattaccaatgacattttttacagaactagaacaaaaaattataaaatttgcaTGTAAACACAAAAAACTCCCAATAGCTCaaccaatcttgagaaagaacaatgaaGCTAGAGGGATCAGGCGTCCTGACTTCAGagtacactacaaagctacagtaatcaaaacagtgtgttactggcacaaaaatagacatataaatcaatggaacagaacagaaagcccagaaataagccacGCACTTATGGCCAATTAACTTACAATGGAGGCAAGAAGATAAAATGGACAATAACCAGTCTCTTTAAGAAGCaatgctaggaaaactggacagctacacgtaaaagaatgaagttagaacattctctaacaccatatacaaaaattaactcataatggattaaagacctaaatgtaagaccaggtactataaaattcctaaaagaaaacataggcagaacactctttgacataaattgcagcaatattttttgggAGGATGTATctctaaagtaatggaaataaaaacaaaaataaacaaatagaacctaattaaacttgaaagcatttgcacatcaaaggaaacgataaagaaaaatgaaaagacaacggATGGACTgcgagaaaatatttgcaagcagtGCTACTGACaggggattaatttccaaaatatacaaatagctcactcagcttaacataaaaaaaaaataaaacaaaaaatgggcagaagacctaactagacatttctccaaagaagatatacaggtcacaacaggcacatgaaaaaatgctcaatatcactaattattagagaaatgcaaatcaaaactacaatgtgatatcaccttacaccagtcagaatagctatcattaaagagtctacaagtaataaatgctggagatggtatggagaaaaataaatcctcctacactgttggtggagacttccctggtggcttagagggtcaagtgtctgcctgcaatgtgggagacccaggttcaatcactgggttgggaagatctcctggagaaggaaatggcaacccactccattactcctgcctggaaaatcccatggacggaggagcctagtaggccacagtccatggggttgcaacaagtcagacacgactgagcgacttcactagagagactacactgttggtgggaatgcaaatttgtgcagccactatagagaacagtatggaagttccttataaaactaaatattgaGTTACCATATCATCCTGAAATCCCATTcttgagcatatatccagagaaaactctacagCAAAAAATCGTtttactgtacacttgaaacaaccacaaaattgtaaattaactgtacctcaaaaaattttttttaaagagaaaaaaataagaagagccaACACAATTTTAAAGAACAGATATCAGGACTATAATATAGAGAATAAAGCAATGGTAAATCAGTGCGGTATTGGCATGACAATAGACAAACTGGCCAGAAAAACTAAGAAGAAAACAACTAGCCTAGTCTCTTCTCCACATTAAAAAAACCCCACTCAAGggcaaaaaaattgttttcctacTGTGAACAGGAATCATCTACTTATAATTGggcattattaaaaattatgagaaagttttaaaagcaaattttaaaaatagggcctGGGAAATAAATATGCCTGGGAAAATACACAACACACATACTGACTTTGTGTTAGAGCTTAGATTTCTACtgggggccaaaaaaaaaaaaatgcatttcataaGTTATCTAATGTCTAACAATCTTGTAACACTCTTTCAACAGGTCTGGAAAAAGTCTGCCCTCAAATGTCAAATTTACTTACAAATATTCACCTTCTAATAGGACTTTTCTGGCTTATTTTCTGCTCCAAATTTGACTAAGAATTGTGCCATTTTATGTATCTCTTCATTGTTGCACAATTGACTCCTTGCTTTAACAGCAACAATAGCATATTTGCAGGCATAGTTGTattatttaaacagaaaatgaCATTATTTGCTGTGAAAATAGTGTATTTATAGAAATACATCAGTAGTGAGTTGCATCAGAATATGCAAAAACATGCCTGCCTTCAGTACTGTGGCCTCTCTCCATATCAGGCATTCTGATTTAGTTCCCTTTGCCTAACCTTACCCACACACACCTCACTGCtcccaaattttttttaaagatacatactAAGAGAGACAGATGTCAGCAAGATGATAAACTGGAAACTCCAGGCCCTCATCCCTCCATGCAAACATGAAACAAACAACAGACAGATTGAAACAGCTTGGTGGGAGATCTAAAAAGTACTCAAGGATTTGCAGCCATCAAGAAAAATCCATACTCAAAGGGCAGAAAACTTCAGTGTTTTCACTCACCCTTGCTTTACCCTTCCCTGGTATGGCACAGCATGGATGGGAAAAAGTCATGCAATTCTCACCTCCCCCCTTAGGACAGAAGGAAGTCAGTGCATCTTGTTTGCAATGCTCTGGCATGTTGAAGGGCTTCCTAGAAAACTAGTTTCTGTTTAGCTTTCCTTAGAATTCAGGCAGAAATGAAGGCATAATATGGGCATCACATTAGAGGCCAGTGAAGGCTGTGGCAATCACTGTGACATGTGAAAGCTACAGAGGGACCACAGACTAATGGATGCCTGGGCACAAGAGATTATGGGGAGAGGAATATTATAAGACACCTAAGCTGCCAAGAAGAACAGAATGAGATTCTtattgaaaagatattttaaaatagttatgtATTTGGGGGAAAACACATACTCAGGCCCACAGAAAACTAATGCCTAGGAAAGacctgagaagcccatgagcCTTTGTATTGGGCTAATGAGTGGGTCTTCCCGGTATACAGCCAATCTGCAAATCTAGAATAGATGactattttttcaaaatgtataattttCAACAAAAGATCACAAAGAATACAAAGTTCAGGGAAAGACTGCCcttcaaatgaacaaaataaatttcCAGAACCTGACCCTAAAGAAATACAGCCTTTGTGCTTATTGagacaacaatttttaaaacaacagcCTTAAATATGCTCAaagagttaaaggaaaaaaatgaagaaagaacaaaaggaaattgGGGAAGTATATGaacaaaaagagaataaaaacaaagagctagaagttattaaaaagaagaccAACAGAAATTCTGGAACATAAAAAGCAGTAAGTAGAGAAATCCACTAGAAAAGATCAAGAAAATACTTGaacaagcagaagaaagaagcagCAAATTTGAAGACGAAACACTTAAAACTATTGAGTCTGaagagtcaaaagaaaaaaagaatgaagaaaagtgaTTAGAGCCTAAGAGACTTTATGGAATATCATAAATCAggccaatatatatataataagagtcagagaaggagaagaaaagatgcAGAGAGCTTATTTTGAACAATAACAGccaaaaaacccccaaatttGAGGAAAGACATGGATAAAGAAACACAAGAAGTTTGATTAACTCCAAATAGGATGAACTCAAAGAGattcacaccaagacacatactcaAACTGAAGGACATTAAGACAAATCATAAAATTCTTGAAATcagcaaaagaaaagcaaatcattACCAAAAAAAGTGATCCTCAATAAAATTACCACCAGGTTTCTCAGAGGAAATCTTGTAGACCTAAAGGCAGCaggatgatatatttaaagtgctgaaagaaaaaactatCAGCCAAGAAGTATATATCCTCTTAAAGGAAAACTGTTCTTGAAAACATGATAGAGAAATTAAGGCattcccaaataaacaaaaaaatgaggATGTTCATTACCTCTAGATCTGCCTTACAAGAAAAGGTAAAGGGAGTTCGTCAAGTTGAAACAAAGGATATTAGGCAGTATTAACTTGAAGTCATGTGAAAACACAGTTTTCTGGTAAAGGTAAATAAATATgttgttaaatataaaaattaacattattgTAATTCTGGTTCATAactccatttttattcttttacagtatttaaaagagaaaaagtattattataaaaaagaaaagtataaaaataatgataaatctAGCTAACAGCTATACAACTATATAGATGTAATTTGTGATATCAATAATATAAATGGGGGAGTGAAGATGTAAAGGAGAAAGCTTTTATATACAGTTGAAGTTAAGGTGGTATCAGTTTAAAATAGATTGCTATTACTTTAGGATGTTATTCACAATGCCCATgctaaacacacaaaaatatctaTAGAATATATGCAAAAGTAaatgagaaaggaataaaaaatgtatCACTATAAAAAAGTTAAGTCAACACAAAGGAATGGAGTCGGGGGGGAATGAAGGACAATAGGGTATAAGACatatgaaaaacaaataacaaaaaagcaACTACTAGggattactttaaatgtaaatggattaaattctccaatcaaaagactCAGGCTGGTAGTATGGATGAAAAATCAGGATTAACTGGAGTCTATAAAAGACTCACTTTAGAACTGAGGACACATATAGGTAGAAAGAAGaaggatgaaaaaagatattcaatgtaaaataatattcaaaagaGAACAGGGGTGGCTATGTTAATATCAGATAAAATCAACTAAGTCTAAAACTTAtgagacaaagaagaacattttataattataaaagatTCAATTTAACAAGcatatataacaataataaacatatatgtaataaACATTAGAGCTtctaaatatatgaagcaaacacTAGCATAACTGAAGCAAGAAATAGACagcaacataaaaatataaaactcttaagagaaaACATAGAGGAAAAGCTTCATGGCATTgtatttggcaatgatttctggatatgacatcaaaagcacaaacaaaataaaaaatagataaacaacttCAAAATGTGTCAAAGGACACAATCAACAGTGAAAGGCAAACCACACAATGGgataaaatgcaaatcaaaactataaagaGATACCACCTCACCCTCATTAGGATAGTTAttatcaaaaaaccaaaataacaagtattgacaGGGATGTGAAGAAACTTGAGTCATTTTGCATTcttagagaaatataaaatggtgcagttaCTATGGAAGAAAGTGGaagttcttcaaaaaaattaaaatagatttattatatgatctagtaattccatttctaggtgtaaatcaaaagaactgaaagtaggGCCTGGAGGAGATATttatacacccatgttcatagcagcattattcattattCAAAAGGTAGAAGCAATCAAAGTAAGCATCAACAGACAGtgaataagcaaaatgtgatatatacatacaatggaatactatcagccttaaaaaaggaaatactgacacatgctacaatatggatgaaacttgagaacattatgctaattgaaataagccaatcacaaaaagagaaatattgtataaCTCCACTTATAGGAGGTACCTAGAGGAATCAAAtttacaaagacagaaagtagaatagcaGCTGTCAAGAGGCTAGGGGAAGAGAGGATTGGGGAGCTATTGCTTAATAGGTATAGAATTTCACTTTTGCAACATGATAGataatgatggttgcacaacagtatgaatatatttaatgccACCAAACTTAAAAATGGCTGCAATAATGAATTTTGTTGTGTGCATTtcacacaacaaaaaaattaaaatagaaaaaaagtatgatacattaaaaggaaaaaaacgaGAGTAAAATTATCTTAGTACAAATGATATTAACTTAGGGGGCATTTTATTAtaacaaataattgaaaataattcaaatttgtTCCCTCtacaaaaaacaattattttctacatatttttaattcttatatGACTTTCCATTTGTTATTCtgataaacatatttataaactttattaatagaatggaaaaaactaaatattcacttcaaaaataaaattttggagacatgttttaaaataaaaattttattaaaatttttttaaaaataaaaattttggaaaaaaatctaaaaattttcactttaaaaaatagtcataaaAATCTCTGATTTCAGAGTTTTCTGAATtctcatatacatacacaaatgtgtattaaaactatttaattaaaatatctggtttcaatatattctatttctgacagtatgtttttatttatgatttgATCCTTGTGTAGTATAAAAACACTGTCTATCAGTGGGATGTCTAGCATGAGAAATAGGGCTAGGAAGGCCGATATAAATAGGAATTAGTAAActaatatagatatatagattatATAGGAATACTATTTTAATGACTAAAGTAGAATAAAAGAAGATGTTAAACTCTCTAAGAATGTAATACATTTAGAAGACCTATTTATCAAAACTTGATGTTATTTTCAGACCACAAAAGCATTACAACAGTAACTCAGAAATTTGGGACTAGGCAGTCGGTAAGCAGTAAATCTGTTAAAAGCCTGAAACAGATGAATAATCTTTGACTTCCATATTCCAATGTTAATaaactatctttaaaaaatacagaaaataacgTTAAATTTAGACTGCAATGTAGAAATCTTTTTCAGAAAGTGCAGGGAAGCTTAGCAAGGGAGACTTCTTGAAAGCCAAGCAGTGATTTCTACAGCCTATATACTCTGCCTGCAGGGAGAGCATCTGGTTTGAGCCGCCCTTCCAAGAGAGGGTAAAGTCTAAGGTGACCTTATTTTAGGAATTTCATTAAGTGAAGATTTGTCTTCATCTTTAAATGAGAGAGCATTGTTTTCGTCTTCAAAGGGATCTGAGGTAACTTCATTTTGAGGTAGTGCAAAGCCACtagcatttttataaaatgaagtaaaTTCAACGTTATTGAGAACAGGGCAAGTTACACTTTGAGAGGGATGCTGTTGAACCATAGCTGGAAAAGTGTTTCTACTGTGACTTTGAGAAGTGGGATAAACAGAATTGCTCCTTAACTGGTCTCTTTCTTGAATATCATTGTCAACTCCACGTTGTTCAGAGGAGTAGGAAATAATACTTGGAAGAGTAAGCATGGTTGCTTTGCTTTGATGCAAGGTAGCAACAGTGTCCCAACCGGCAGAGGAATTCATTTTTGATTTAGAATTCATAAAATAGGTAGTGTTACATTCAGGAGGATAAGAGTGTATATATTTTTCAGCACCAGTAATATTCGAGTTTTTAGAAATGATTTCAACTTCATTTGGATTAAATATGCATGAACTACTTGCATCAAAAGTACTAGCATTCTCATAACAGGAAATTATGCTTAGTTTCGGGGTACAGAAAATACTTCTGGATCTAAAGCGAAAGTGTTCTGAGGGCGACTTTAAATCACTGAAGcttcttttttcttcagaatCAAAGTTAGCTCTACTTTGTACAGAATGAAAGGACATACTGCTTTTCTGAAATTTAGGAAATAAAGAACGTCTTCTTTCAAGGAAATCTGGGTAAAAAGGCATATTTGATGAAGACGaggaaattttacttcttttacgTGAAATGCCTTTAAGCATCGGAGAAGGACGAGCTGctttaaaatcaagaaattttGTTGGTTGAATAACAGAAGAGGCTCCACGATGCAGGAGGTCTGAAGTAAGTTGATCTGCAGGACATTTTGGTTGGCAGTTCTGGTCCTCTTTGCAGCAACTGGAGTGAGAAAAGTGTCAAATGAGGAAAAAAGAACAGGGAACACAGGTGGAAACCTGCCAAGCGTCCTGAAGAATAATAGCTACCTTATCAATATGGAAACAGGGAATAAGAAATTAAGACAGGTGAAGTTGATGGTTACCCAGATGTACCCCCAAAGAATGCCTAAGTCTAAAAGATTATTTCTAACTACTTACACGGTACCTGCCCACTCTACTAAACCTTGGGAAGATAAATGGAAAGACTCAGGGTGGTAGGCAGAAAGAAAGGTCAGGGAAAAACATAATAGAGGGCACCACAGCAAAAGGGTTCCCTGTAGGCAAACGGAGAACTTCCTGTTCTGAAAATAATTAAGTCATAATATCTGTTTGAGACTACTGAACTAACAGATTTGAAGGAGTTGATAAGCACAATAAACTTATACCCCACTGgctaatgctattttaaaatattaatcataGATAAAGCAGAACCTCTCTGGAGAGAATATTTCAGATAAATATCCAGATATTCAGTCACTGTGGGAAACTAAAGGAAGCATTAAAGCTTGGTTTATGAATATTTCAATGTTCTTTAGCACATGAAACATATGaagatgtgttttgttttctttttaaaggcttaCCTTAAGCATTTTCCCATATTGAATTTAATACAAAGCAAagctttcccttcctttctaagCCATCATCCTTAGCCATAAAAATGTCCTGTGTAGGTGGAAGAGGTTAGATGCTGAATGCTTAAGCTGCATATAGAATTAACATGGCAATAACACAGAATATGATGATAGCAGATTCTAGAATCTAATGAcgtcagtttaaaataaaattgttctaTGGCTCATCTTTCTGAAAAACTGCAATTCATGTGACTGTGGAATGTGTATTCTAACTTGAAAGCTAAATTTATCTTGGCAATAAAGCATGGCATCTGATTACATGGACCACATGCACAGATTATGGAGATTTGCTGTTATATTGTAACCCATTTAAAGGCAAGATTAACAAAACTATTAGAATACTATCCTGTTCCTTTTCCACCTATGACATAAAACACTCCCTCAACAAGCTTCTCCATATCCTGTTTACTGTAATACTACATCTTGCTTTTGTTCCCTTTCTAACAACCTTCTTTGGGAAACCCTTGAATAAATCCTTTTCAAATCTCTCTAATTCTCACCATACCACTGTCAGTTTATAACCCAATTTTACCCAACATTCAAATGAATTAATCTGTTCCTGTTTCATGGTTGCTGGCAGGAGACTCACGATTCTTGCATAAGAGACAGAGGACTTTGTTACTCACAGCAAATTACGCAATGTGATCACCCGCTTATTTATGTTGGTTCTCCTTGACCTCAGGACCCACAAGGGCAATGCGGAGAGCCCAGAGACTCTTAATATCAAGTGAGCTGCCTTTCAAAGAAGGCACCACCACGCTCAGGGAATCCCCCACTTTCAGAGCAAGCAGTAACCAAATCTGTTCAATCTGCTGTTAGTCTGAGAGGGAGACACTGCCTCATTCTTCAGTTTCTCATCACAAACCAGAGAATGGCCTGGAGACAGAGGCCACACGAACCTTACACCCgtcacaaaaatgaactcaaagtgGGCCACAAACttaaacataaaatgtaaaactatgaaGCTCCTGGAAGATAACATGGGAGAAAACCTAGATAAatttggcaatgactttttaaatacaataccaaaggcatgatccatgaaagaaataactgataaGCTTCTGCTCTGAGAAAGATaatgtcaagagaatgagaagctACAGGCtaagagaaagtatttgcaaaatacTTGCAAAGACTATTTCCCTTGAAAAGgggctgttatccaaaatatacaatgacctcttaaaactcagcaatataaaaatgaacagtctcatttaaaaatgggccaaagaccttaacagatacCTCACCAAAGATGCACAAATggtaaataagcatatgaaatgaTGTTCCACATGATATTTCATTAGAGAAATATAAACTAAAACAACAATGTAATGTTactacatacctattagaatggtcaAAATCCAGAAccctgacaacaccaaatgcttgTGAGGATGTAGAGCAGCAGGAATTCATTGCTTATGGGAATCCAAAATGGTAGAGCCACTTTGGAACACAACTGGAGGCTTTCAACATAACTAAACATATACTTACCATACAATCTagcaatcatgctccttggtatttcCCCAAACGAGATGAAAATTTATGTCTACTCAGAAACCTGTACATGAATGGTTATTGCAGCAGTTTTCATAATTACTCAAACTTGGATGCAACCAAGATGTCTTTCTGTGGGCGAATGGATAAATTGCGgtatatccagacaatggaacattattcagtgctaaaaagaaatgtgcTATTAATGCACTATGAAAAAGTATAGAGGAAACTTAAATACatattactaagtaaaagaagtcaaactgactacatactgtatgattgcaacaatatgacattctagaaaaggcaaaacagtaGAGAAAGTATAAAGATCAGAGGTTGCCAGGGGTTAAAGGGGAAAGAGGGATAAactggcagagcacagaggactttTAGGGCAGTGTAAGACCAGCAAGAACAAATGGTTCTTCTAGAATACATGAGTTTAAAAACTAGATAATTCTATTAAGTGAGCAAGGCTGTATGGCCCATGTAGTCTCTTAAAGCCCAAATGAAATGGACAAACAATGAATTTTATTATGGGGTATTACTTTAACctaaactgaaataaaatctaatttttgAAAGGGAGGTTTCTAAAGCTTTATATAACACTGTGATACAAATAATACCTTTTTTttggcctggggtgg belongs to Cervus elaphus chromosome 11, mCerEla1.1, whole genome shotgun sequence and includes:
- the LOC122702542 gene encoding uncharacterized protein LOC122702542, with protein sequence MNSCCSTSSQAFGVVRVLDFDHSNSCCKEDQNCQPKCPADQLTSDLLHRGASSVIQPTKFLDFKAARPSPMLKGISRKRSKISSSSSNMPFYPDFLERRRSLFPKFQKSSMSFHSVQSRANFDSEEKRSFSDLKSPSEHFRFRSRSIFCTPKLSIISCYENASTFDASSSCIFNPNEVEIISKNSNITGAEKYIHSYPPECNTTYFMNSKSKMNSSAGWDTVATLHQSKATMLTLPSIISYSSEQRGVDNDIQERDQLRSNSVYPTSQSHSRNTFPAMVQQHPSQSVTCPVLNNVEFTSFYKNASGFALPQNEVTSDPFEDENNALSFKDEDKSSLNEIPKIRSP